GGGCCCCAGCATCGAAGCGTTCCACCGGCGCGGACTGCTGGAAGCCATCGCGTCGAACCCTCGTGCCGGCGCGGGTGCCCGTGGCCAACCGAGCCCCGGCTCCATGTCATCCACCTCACAGCTCCGCGGGCCAGCCGGCCACTTCGCGGGCATCCCGTTCGAATACAGCAACGTCGATTCGACGCGCTGGACGTACCGGCTCCCCGGCCCGGCCGACATGCAACTGGGAAGCGAAACGGAGCATCTCGAGCGCGTCCTCGCCGCTCACGCACAAGCCCTGGGCGTGGAGCTCCAGCGCGGCCAGGGTGTCGAAGGCTTCGAGGCTTCGGACGAGGAAGTGATTGTCCATGCCGGTGGGCAACGCTTTCGCGCGCGTTGGCTGGTGGGGTGCGATGGCGGCCGCAGCACCGTCCGCAAGCAAGGGGGCTTCGAGTTCGTGGGGACCGGGCCTGAGCTCACGGGCTATTCGGTCCAGGCCGAAGTCGCCGATCCGGAGAAGCTCCGCCTGGGCCGTCATTACACGCCGACCGGGATGTACACCCAGTGGCAGCCCGGGGTGATCGCGATGACCGACTTCGACGGCGGCGCGGCCCATCGCACCCAAGCGCTCACCCTCGAGCACGTGCAAGCCGTCTTGCGGCGAGTGTCCTGCACGGACGTGACCCTCCAGGCGTTGCACCTCGCCTCGACCTGGACCGACCGCTCACAGCAGGCCACGACCTACCGCAAGGGACGGGTGCTGCTGGCGGGCGACTCCGCGCACATTCATTCACCCCTGGGCGGACAGGGCCTGAACCTCGGACTCGGGGACGCCATGAACCTCGGGTGGAAGCTCGCCGCGACCCTTCGAGGCGACGCCCCCGATGGCCTGCTCGACAGCTACACCCAGGAGCGGCACCCCGTGGGGGCGCGCATCCTCGATTGGACGCGGGCCCAGGTCGCGCTGATGCGCCCCAGCCCCCACTCCCGCGCGCTCGAAGCCATCCTTCGCGACGTGCTCGACACGCGCGACGGCGCGACCTACTTCGCTGAACGTCTCTGGGGCGTGTCCCTCCGCTACGACCTCGGCGGAGAACACCCGTTGGTGGGCCGCAGCTGCCCGGACTTCGAGTGGGAGGACGGAGAGCGGCTCGGCACACGGCTCCGGGATGGAACCGGCTTGCTGTTGGACTTCGGCCAGCACGCGTCGCTGCAAGCACTGGATGGCCTCTGGGGCGACCAGGTCCGGTACGTGGCCAGCGACGTCAGGAATCGCCTGGGACTGAGCGCGGTGCTCGTGCGTCCGGATGGGTTCGTGGCCTGGGCGAGCGATACGACCCCAAGTCCCGAGGAGCTCACCCGGGCCGCGGCCAGGTGGTTCACGCCCCGCGAGCACCGCGCATCCATGTACTGAAGCCACGCATGGGACCTGGGTACAGGCGGACCAGGAGTCCCTCCTCGCACCGTCGCAGGCGGCACCACGCCCGGCCCTCGCAAGCCCGTCCCCCTTCGGGACACGCGGGCCCGCCACGCCCGGAAGCCATGGTGCCCCAGAGGGGCAGCGGACCCCCGGGGTAGGGTTCCGAGACAGGACCGGAGGTCACGCCGCTCCTGAGAACAATTTCATGTTTTACGACTCTATCCGGTCCGCTCCGTCTGTTTTGTGAACAGCGCGTGAAACGCAGCGGCCGGAGGCACGGCGGGGAGGCATGAGGGACCCATTTTACTTTTGACCCCCTCGCGCTGGAGCATGTGTCTCGAATGCGTCGCTCCCGTGTCTTCGCTCTCGACTTACAGCTCCGGCTCACTCCCTTCCGCGGCTCCCGGAAGGCCCTCTTCTCGCGGCTCGCGGGCGTGGGGGCCGTGCTGCTGATGCTCCTCGCGTTCGCGCCCGCCGCCCGGGCGGAGGCCGCTGGGACACCGGACGCCCAGCCCGCGCTCGACGGGTGGCGCTATCGCTGGGGAGACTCGCCGCTGGGGCCTGACGGCGTCCCCACGTGGGCGACAGAGCCGGAGGACGCGGCGGGCTGGCAGGCCATGACCGCGCTCCAGGAACCGCCGGGCCGCGGGACGAACACCTTCCTCTGGCTGAGCATCCCCGTGCCCCAGGGCCCGTGGCTGGAGCCCGCCCTCTTCCTGGGCAACGTGGCCAACGCCTTCGAGGTCTACGCCGACGGCCAGCGCGTCCACACCAGCGGGACGCTGGCCCCCAACGGCCAGGAGATCATGGAGAACATGGTCTGGCACCTGGTGCCCGTGCCGCCCGCGTCCATGGGCCATCGCGTGCTCCTGCGCATCCAGGCGCATGGGCCCGCCATCGGCGTCACTCGCGACGCGAAGGTGGGCTCGCGCCAGGAGCTGCTCGCGGAGGTGACGCGCATGGGACTGGCGCCCTTCGTCATGGGGACGCTGCTGGTCGGCATTGGCTCGGTGTCGCTGTTCGCCGCCATCCTGCGCCGCCAGGGGCGGATGCTCGCCTCGCTGACCGTGTTCTCCGCGGGCTCGGGCGCGCTGCTGCTCGGCTCCAGCGGCCTGTTCCCGGCGCTCTGGGGCAAGGCGGCCACCGGCAGCGTGCTCACGCTGCTGGGTTCGTACGCCATCCTGCCCGCCCTGGCGTGGTTCATCTCCGATACGGTGGGCACGGACAAGCTGCGCTGGTTCCGCCGGGGCGCGGCGGTCGTCACCGTGCCGGCCATCCTCCAGGCGATCATCGTGGTGATGGACCTGGGCTCCGCGTGGCGGCTGCTGCCCGCGTTCATCCTCTATTCGCTGCCCGGACTGCTGGTGTGCGTGGGGGTCGCGGTGGTCGAGGCCCTCAAGGGGAACAAGGACGCGCGCATCTTCGTCGCGGGCCTGGGGGTCCTCACCTTCGTGCTCTTGCTCAGCACC
The sequence above is drawn from the Corallococcus exiguus genome and encodes:
- a CDS encoding FAD-dependent monooxygenase is translated as MVYDVIIAGAGPVGLFLACELRLAKRTVLVLEQAEEPHSPLKRLPFGRRGLWGPSIEAFHRRGLLEAIASNPRAGAGARGQPSPGSMSSTSQLRGPAGHFAGIPFEYSNVDSTRWTYRLPGPADMQLGSETEHLERVLAAHAQALGVELQRGQGVEGFEASDEEVIVHAGGQRFRARWLVGCDGGRSTVRKQGGFEFVGTGPELTGYSVQAEVADPEKLRLGRHYTPTGMYTQWQPGVIAMTDFDGGAAHRTQALTLEHVQAVLRRVSCTDVTLQALHLASTWTDRSQQATTYRKGRVLLAGDSAHIHSPLGGQGLNLGLGDAMNLGWKLAATLRGDAPDGLLDSYTQERHPVGARILDWTRAQVALMRPSPHSRALEAILRDVLDTRDGATYFAERLWGVSLRYDLGGEHPLVGRSCPDFEWEDGERLGTRLRDGTGLLLDFGQHASLQALDGLWGDQVRYVASDVRNRLGLSAVLVRPDGFVAWASDTTPSPEELTRAAARWFTPREHRASMY
- a CDS encoding methyl-accepting chemotaxis protein; this encodes MRRSRVFALDLQLRLTPFRGSRKALFSRLAGVGAVLLMLLAFAPAARAEAAGTPDAQPALDGWRYRWGDSPLGPDGVPTWATEPEDAAGWQAMTALQEPPGRGTNTFLWLSIPVPQGPWLEPALFLGNVANAFEVYADGQRVHTSGTLAPNGQEIMENMVWHLVPVPPASMGHRVLLRIQAHGPAIGVTRDAKVGSRQELLAEVTRMGLAPFVMGTLLVGIGSVSLFAAILRRQGRMLASLTVFSAGSGALLLGSSGLFPALWGKAATGSVLTLLGSYAILPALAWFISDTVGTDKLRWFRRGAAVVTVPAILQAIIVVMDLGSAWRLLPAFILYSLPGLLVCVGVAVVEALKGNKDARIFVAGLGVLTFVLLLSTLPMLGLMEATDSQVHWGFFALTLSLVAIVARRSAEVVRSLAEYTHQLDARRKDVRLLAEGMGRGADELAAVVQQLHTSSEEQTVGISRQAAALRELEQTVEEIRQGSHLTADKARVLAASAESAEAVGREGGAALERTLTDLAAIRTEVSGMASRILALDERTREVSSIVDDVKTLADQSNMLAINAAIEAVRNGDSGKGFGVVAKEMRRLADQSIRATERIRDVLDGVSMSMREAAQMSEQGEARVQVSLDAVRGSGAQLQKLTSIIGDTTGSVRQITQAVAQQDSGTHQIAQAIQELSGQMQRTLQAVEETRTVTHSVQTLAEVMSGAASKALRSGTLDDQQKPAAA